The sequence ggggccagagagggaacaatgcagctcacctcctCATCTCTAGGCCACTTTTCAgcaaactctcatgtgagactgggagtttctcccgacGTGGCAAACACCATAGTCCACAGCCCACTCTGAGTCTCactttccccttaagtcagccccaccctcagccctACGCCTtgccagtctggttgttctgtttaaCTGTTTCTTTAGTTCcgtggttgtcggagttccatgtggtttgattttctggcacttctggttgtttattgattttagattggttgttatcctccttttggttatgcaaggacgtgaaaggtttctacctatgcctccatcttggctagaacctCTTTACTTCTGGACCTCTAATTTTATCCCATACCACACAACTGCTACAACTTGTAAGTACAATTCATTAACAACAACATTGATATGGTTGTATAAAAAAGCCAAGTCATATGAGGTTCTGgttatttctgggttttatttttaccacaagaaaataattataaatgaaaaacttttattaATCATGTAAAATATCTAACAGTGAAAATAATCAAAtgataatattaaatagaaagaGGACATATAGTTCATTACATATTGAGAAACTGGACAAATCACCTTTAGgttgtaattttttataatactgaccatgaaaaacatttcaaaactatCTCCAAAGCCATCTgctatttaaacaaaatatttttaatgtacaatATTGTTAAACATTATCAAATTAACTCACTGAGTCCTCTTTTAGAAGTTGAAGGCAAgagcatttaagaaaaaaaaaagaatacatatataatttaaataatttacactTTTATAAAATACACCAAATATTTGATCCTCCAAAGAAAACCTACATATTCCATATCAATGTCCAGTTTAAAGCCCCCTTCAAATCTAGAAAAGAAATTCAGGGATTTTCCCTTCTATGTTTAAGGTACACATTTTCTTTAACAACTTTTAGAGCATATATGTCATTCTTTCATTACAACAATAATGGGTTTAAAGTCTCAGCTTATTTTAAGTACACAATTTTATCTGTGCAATGTGTTTGCAATCACTGTAAACCTCTGTTTCAGAAGCTCTCTTTTTTGTATCAGAAAGTTTTCAATAGTATTGGCTTCTTTGAAGAGTCCATCTATCTCATCAATATAAGATGCATCTACTGCTGCTCTCTCACTAATGGGGAAGAAAGGttttatgttaaattaaataGTTAAATAGTTATGATATCAAAACACACTATCATAGTGATGTTTTTTATTATGCTATATTTGttagttatttcatttaaatagtttTGTACATTGGAAAGCTTCTGTTTACAAACACTCTTCAGTGAAATTTAAATTAGTCCCACAAATATTTTGACTACTCAAATTCTCCTGATACAGCAGatacattatacattataattCTAACATCAAAAAATATGCAGTCATGCTTCAATTAACAGTGGGGATATGTTTGGAAAATGCATTGTTAGATGATCTGATTATTGCACAAACATCATAGAGTGCATTTatacaaacctagatggtatataGCCTAGTACACACTTAGGCTATATGGTATAGTCTATGTTCCTAAGCTATAAGTGTGTATAACACATTACtatactgaatactgtaggcaactGTAACACAGGAAAGCATTTGTCTAAACATTAAAAACttatagtaaatataaaatataaaaattgtttaatggTACACCTGTATAGGGCACTTAGTGtgaatggagcttgcaggactgAAAGTTGCTCCGGTTGAGTCAGTGATTGAACGGCAAGTGAATGCAAGGGTCTAGGACATTACTGTACACTACTGTAGACTTTATAGACACTGGCTCACGAGCAAAAAATGGGGAGAAGTGATGGGGGATGGGACAGATGAGAGGCTTCAACACATGGGGaatctctctcactctcatttCCATGACAAGTACCCCAACAACCTATCTATAATAAGTAGTGtttgaaatatgaaattaaaCTACCAACAGTAGTCTCCTTCCCTGAACTCTCCTCATTCAAATTTGTCCTCACACTTCAATTAAGTCAGTTGATTCATGGATGAATTTCCTTATGTTACTCCTCTCCCCTGAAAGATCCACAAAGCATTCCCTGCTACTTCCTTCTGACAGGGTCAGAAATAGAACATTGAAGGTGTCAACAATGCTCCATGAACAAAAATGTAGGCACACAGACTGAAAATTTGAAGGAGAAACTGGCTGGGTAAGGCGTAAATCACCATAACAGTAACTGTCAGAAGGGAGTGAAAGGTAGCCTGAGAATCagtaagaacaaaaaaattaagaaggaaaGACAATGGAACATAGGGGATAGTCATAGTAATGCTGTCTGGCTATTGCATGTTGGAGCAAGTGGTCATATTAAAGAACTTTGtgatattcaattttttttttaaaaagaggttattTTAAATGGAGAAGGTATAGAACTGAGGATTCAATTTTTACTTTGGAAATTTCTTTTTGGTTCCATTGACTTTATCTGGCAAAAACTGACTCTCTCTGGCATTGAACTGGTGGAATACATAAAGTTTATCTATATTTTACATCATTataacctgaaaatatttccaaatatttccaaAGTACAGGGACAGGCTGCCTCTACACTATCACAGAAAGCTTTTACTGAAGTGGCAGTGGCACTTATACTTGTTAAGATAGCTCCTTCAGAACTATGTCATTTTATAGGATcttaggtgctcaacaaatatttttatagcaaAGCACTCTGAAGACTATCCTCCCAGCACTGGGGGAACAGTCTCCTCTGTGCTGAATCAGGTCAGTGCCTGACTATTAAGGTTGTAACCTGTGCACTCAGAACTGAGGTTCCATGAATAAGAGAGAATCTACTGCCAAGCCCCACAGATACAATTCCcatcagaggaaaacaaaattcCTCCTGAGCCACATAGCCTTCCATTACTTACAGGAAATTCAGCTCCATTAGAATCTATGGGACCACTGTTGTACATGTGATCTGTCATTGACTGAGACATCATTATATGGAGTATGACTACACACTATTTTAACCACCACACAAACCATTATTCAAATACAATGACTGTacagtagttttaaaaaacatgttaaaaccctggctgctgtggctcagtggattgagtgcctccctgagaaccaaagagtctcaggtttgattcccagttagggcacatgccttggttgcaggacAGGTTCCCTGTGGGGGgattgtgtgagaggcaacctcatattggtatttctctcactctctttcttcctcccttcccctctctctaaaaataaataaataaaatctttttttaaaaaacccttataaaacatgattatttcgcatcaatattaaaattcatCCTTCAAATATATACAGATATTTAAAtagttcatatatttattttatctttaatatcactctattattatcattaactTCATCAAATGGTAGTTTTCTAAAAGAGGTTTTatcataaaatgttaatgttataTCATCTAATGTTAAATGTTATATCATCTAATTAGAGACCAAAATATATCCAGCCTAGTATTCATTCCAGGAATAGCAAACAAAGGATATTCAGTGGAAAAGTTGGGgttattctttgaaaataacaaacttattataagaaattgaggtagaatttaaaaattccaaaattataaaaactgGATAGGTTCTACAGCCACTGATCTAAAGTTCCCATCATGGAGCTTCCAGAAGAAAACTTCTAAAATAAAGTCTCAAGAGAATATACTATTAAGTACTTACCTTAAGATCTTTGCATATGTAGATAACATCAGATTAATTTCCTTGCTCATatctattaaaaaaatcactaagttAAGTTATGAAATACCACAAACCTTCtgtgtttattataaaaataaatatagagaaatataaGCATTGTATATACATCACCATTCAAATCTTTCTCCAGGGCTTCGTCTTTATAAAATAGTCCAGagctttcagagaaagaggaatcTGATTTTCCAAGAGAGGGCAGTGGCAGACTATCTGGCATTTGAGGCTAAtacaagaaagtaaaagaaaacaggtAAATAGTCAAGAAGATCCTTAggatatatattttctattttttaaaagcaaaataaaacatttttcagaaaaaagtaaacatgcTAGAAATTACATGATCTTGTATCCTAATTAGTCATTTGAAATTCTATAACCAAGGAAACTTTTAGTCTCAACAAGCACCTTGTTCGACATACTAacttttgttttgacttttttattagaaatatggTATTAAGCCCCTGATGAAAAGGTTTCCTATATCTTGAACCAGTAGATGTTTCCACGGCAATATAACAAAACTTTCATAGCCAAATGCTTGAAAGTTTTTGCAAGTAACATAAACTTTAAACAAGCAAATAATGCCCCAAATGCAAACATCAATTGGTGGGGATAGTAGTGAAGAAGGGCAGaatacagtgtttttattttaaaagatcagcAACTCCACTACCTAAGTATCCTacttattatagaaaaataattatttaaagtcCTGGGTATCATAAAGATATGAATTCACTTCTGTCCCTAGATCACAAATTACCACAAAGAAGTCTCCCAACAGTTTCTTGGTAAACTATATATTTAGTATAAAAGCAGCTGGAGTCACCATTGTTCCTGCTGTGACAATCCCAGCTCTGGGAATATGAAAACTTAAATTACATTTATCAACAGAACTTTCTTAACTGGAAGAAATTTGAGAATTaccatgttttgccatgtataatgtgtactttttgaccaaatttttgagggaaaaataaggatgtacactATTTTGTACATGGTatgtataatgattacataccatggttTATAATAATGGGTAtgataatcctgtgtataatgcacataaaacatgggtgcgcattatacacagcaaagtatggtgtatatacaaaacaaaataaagtaaaccctggcaactgatcgatgtctctctttctctctctccccccctcccttctgttctaaaaagaaaatacataaaatcttacagaatcataaaataaaataaaacattaaggcTCAGGGAGCATATAAATTACCTCCAACTCTCTTGGTCTCTTGCAGTTACCAGTATCAGGTTTTACAAGGTGACTTGCCATCATGTTCTGTAGACAAGAGCTGCAAAATTTTGAGCAATGCCAAATTTAAATACCAACTCCATGCTACACAGCTCTCTTAAAATTTTCCCCTTCTGTCCACTCACTGCCACTGCTAATTGAGGCTCTCATTATCTGTCCCTTACCTAAACTACACAGTTTTTCCCTTCTCAAATTTATCCTACCAACTGCTGTTTGGGCAGTCTTTCAAAACTCTGATTACCATATTCCCTTAACCTTTCAAAACTCTAACTACTGCATTCCCTTATCTCAAAAACTTTCCCTTTACTATTCACTGATCCAGAATAAGTTCAAATTCCATCCAAAGTCCTATAATACCTAGGGCCAATCTACCATTCCCATGAGTTTCCTCTATTGCTTCTGTATACAGTCAGCCAAGCTAGTACCTCTGGCGCTAGTGCCTTGCATCAGGATTCATTTAAGATTCTTCTACCATTACAATATCTTAATGTTCAAATAGATATTATTGTTCATCTAAGCCAGTCTCATTTTTTCACAGACATGAAAACAGGGGCAGAGATAAGTTGACCAAGTTCAAACAAGTAAAACTGGGACAGCCTAAACCAGATCTTGTCTAGCCTGAAGTCTACTCCTACCTTCATGTaccataaaatttttcttttaaattatttttccataaaaaattctGAAGATAATTTTCCTAGGTGTCTGAAggattaagtttaaaaagaaaatgttggaaaCTAGAATGGTATAGACTCTACATCTTAAAGAATAGGAGCCCTGTCTACACTCAAGCTATCAATTAACTTAGcttgtttttgagaaattatGCTGATgtcaataacttttttaaagattttatttatttatttttagagagggaagggagggagacagagagagagagagagaaacattaatgtgcggttgctgggggtcatggcctgcaacccaggaatgcaccctgactgggaatcgaacctgcggcaccttggttcacagcccgcgctcaatccactgagctacgccagccagggttgatgTCAATAATTTTACTTAACCTGCTTGATTAGTCACATGTAACATTCATATACATAAGCTTGTAAAACAAATAGTAACGATGTTTGTTTAGTAAATTCCATATAATGCTTCTACATTCCTGTCAGAACCTTTCTGGTAAATTTAAGTGTCATAATAGTAATATGCAGAAAACACTACACATGCACCATAGTGCTGGCTTTGCCATGGGAAGTTTGAAAATGTCTCATAGAAACTACCATGAAAGttactcttctcccttcccccttttctctccccttttccttttccacctcttcccctcctctcaaAAAGTAACTGCATGTGCACAGATGTCAAGTATAATTAGGTAATTCTGTTTCtgggaaaaaattatttctgtcacAACATACGGCCTTACATGAATCCAGGCCTGGTCAAGAGCCTGGGCCTTGTCCTGTAACAAACACCATTCAGAGCCACTGACATCAGCTGTGCAATCCACGGCTTCAATAACGTCGTCACTATCAAGCTCGACCCCTTTGCCTTATACAATTTTTTCCCCtagtcttctctttctcctcaatGCCACCTCAACCCCTCGGGCCATTTCACCTACCTTGTTTCTcatttcccaccaccacccccctccctgcctttcctccctACTGGTGAGTCAGCCCCACTACAGACCCTAAGAGAAAGCCTTCACCCTCGCCCACTATTTTCTTTCACACTCGCACAAACAGTCATGCCTCCGGCCCCAACCCAAAACCAGTCTACCGCCCGCAGTGCTCAAGACCTCTCGCCTCAGCGAACGCGCGGGAATGAAGAAGCCAGCTGCGTGCTAGTGCGCAGGCGCAGGCGCCGCAGGCGCCGTAGACGCTGCGGGCGTGGACGGCCGAGAGAAGCCGTGGTTGTTCCCGCACACAGCAAGTGCTAAGCACGTGAGGGAGCCGGAGCAGCCTCCGCCTCCTGGAGCCCAGCCAGGTGTCCCGTCCCAGTCCTCAGCGCGCTGTGACAGAAAGGCGGCTTTTTTCCGCTTCTGTCTCACTCGTCCCTTCGATTCGAAATCTACGTGAAACAAaactttctccctgcctcccagcgtgtgtttggggaagaagaggaaaagtctAAGACTCATTTCTCCAGAAAGAACGTGGAAGAATTGCCAGAGCAAGACTAGGTTGTGTCCCAGAATATCATTTTGgaatctcagaaaaggaacacaaAATAGTACACCCACCCCCACTTTTATGTCGTATTCCACATGGTTTGTATGACGGGAAGGGTTTATATATGAATCCCCCTGCTCTGCAAGCAAGCCAGACTTCAAGatcagagcccccccccccccccccccacaccttgACTGCTTTTTCTTTGGCACAACCAAACTTTGAGAATCATGCCCTTTTAGAAAATTACTTTCCTGATATGCCAATGAGTTTAGTCCACTTAATTGACGGCATTCATGAAACATTTTGTAACACACATGATCTGCATACTTGAAGCTGAGCCTATTGGGTGCTTTAATGTGGCGACTTTGACCTGTAATTTCAGAGATAGACATTCAAATTTATGCCCAGTTAGAtgatatggaaagaaaaaaggatatcAGCTCATAAAACAAAGGTCAGTAACACCCACCCCCATAAATTCCAGGTAGCCTGTCTTATACCTGTGAAAATTTATTACCCATACCTTAACCTAGACTAATAGTAAGGACCTATAGGAGAAGCTCACACCCTATGTCTCAAAAAGTCCTATGGGAAGAGCTTTATGTGTTACAACAGAACTCGTGGTTGTAACAGCCcctccaattaacttttcccttcTATAAAGTACCTCCTTTATCCAGGCATGAATCTCCACATGGTTGGCCATATCTGCACGTTTTGTATTGTGACCTTTCTTTTCCTGAGTAGGTACTTTTC is a genomic window of Phyllostomus discolor isolate MPI-MPIP mPhyDis1 chromosome 6, mPhyDis1.pri.v3, whole genome shotgun sequence containing:
- the TEX12 gene encoding testis-expressed protein 12 isoform X1, which gives rise to MTVCASVKENSGRGSCLQNMMASHLVKPDTGNCKRPRELEPQMPDSLPLPSLGKSDSSFSESSGLFYKDEALEKDLNDMSKEINLMLSTYAKILSERAAVDASYIDEIDGLFKEANTIENFLIQKRELLKQRFTVIANTLHR
- the TEX12 gene encoding testis-expressed protein 12 isoform X2, whose translation is MMASHLVKPDTGNCKRPRELEPQMPDSLPLPSLGKSDSSFSESSGLFYKDEALEKDLNDMSKEINLMLSTYAKILSERAAVDASYIDEIDGLFKEANTIENFLIQKRELLKQRFTVIANTLHR